A genome region from Psychrobacter jeotgali includes the following:
- a CDS encoding nitric-oxide reductase large subunit encodes MGEYKKYWFGLIAILAVTFFLLGWGGVEIYRTAPPIPEQYVDSSGQVLFSKEDVLDGQSAWQRTGGQQLGSVLGHGAYQAPDWTADWLHRELVAWLDIKAQTLYGTDYESASDDQKAVLNAQLKKEYRGSVLEENNQVVLSDTRIAAINEVAPYYISLYGDDPALQTSRESFAMKNNTITDIKDRQKLTNFFFWTTWLASAERPGTDATYTNNWPHEPLIDNVPTTENIMWSIASIVFLIAGVGFLIWGWAFLRAEDTEVKVITPDVDPLTKVALTPSQKALAKYGFLVVALFVFQVFIGGFVAHYTVEGQEFYGLPVSDFFPYALVRTWHIQAALFWIATAFLMAGLYLAPVINGGQDPKYQKLGVDILWVALIIVTVGSFAGQYFSLADIMPAQYNFWFGHQGYEFVDLGRFWQILKWVGILFWLVLMSRAILPAFKNKGDNNLLAIFFASVVCVGLFYGSGLFYGERTHLTIMEYWRWWVVHLWVEGFFEVFATASLAFIFFNLGLVNKKIATASTIASAALFLVGGVPGTFHHLYYSGTTTPIMAIGSSFSALEVVPLVVLGYEGYEHWSMQHQSPWMKKLKWPIMYFVAVAFWNLVGAGVFGFMINPPVSLFYLQGLNTTAVHSHAALFGVYGFLAIGFVMLVMRYIRPDYIFNEKLMKTGFWALNLGLVLMIATSLLPIGIYQAYASMTEGLWYARSEGFLQQDFLQTLRWIRTFADVIFIIGALSVAWQVVKLTFAKPSHSNYHPEKPVND; translated from the coding sequence ATGGGTGAGTACAAGAAGTATTGGTTCGGCTTAATCGCTATATTGGCGGTAACCTTCTTTTTATTAGGCTGGGGTGGGGTTGAGATTTACCGCACTGCGCCGCCGATACCTGAGCAGTATGTCGATAGCAGTGGTCAGGTTTTATTTTCCAAAGAAGATGTTTTGGATGGCCAGTCGGCTTGGCAACGCACTGGGGGCCAGCAGCTGGGTTCGGTATTAGGTCACGGTGCTTATCAGGCTCCTGACTGGACCGCTGATTGGCTCCATAGAGAGCTAGTAGCTTGGCTCGATATCAAAGCGCAAACACTCTACGGCACCGATTATGAAAGTGCCTCTGATGATCAAAAAGCGGTGTTAAATGCACAGCTTAAAAAAGAGTATCGTGGTAGTGTGCTTGAGGAAAATAATCAAGTAGTCTTATCTGATACTAGAATAGCGGCTATCAATGAAGTCGCCCCTTATTATATAAGCTTGTATGGTGATGACCCTGCACTGCAAACCTCGCGTGAAAGCTTTGCAATGAAGAACAACACCATCACTGATATTAAAGATAGACAAAAACTAACGAATTTCTTTTTCTGGACGACTTGGCTTGCTTCGGCTGAACGTCCCGGCACCGATGCCACTTATACTAATAACTGGCCGCATGAGCCGCTTATTGATAACGTCCCAACGACCGAAAATATTATGTGGTCCATCGCCAGTATTGTCTTTTTGATTGCTGGGGTAGGCTTCTTGATTTGGGGCTGGGCATTCTTACGGGCAGAAGACACCGAAGTTAAAGTGATAACGCCTGATGTCGACCCTTTAACTAAAGTGGCACTAACGCCTTCACAAAAAGCCCTCGCTAAGTATGGTTTTTTGGTAGTGGCTTTATTTGTTTTTCAGGTATTTATAGGCGGTTTTGTCGCCCATTATACGGTTGAAGGTCAAGAGTTTTATGGACTGCCGGTATCTGACTTCTTTCCTTATGCATTAGTACGTACTTGGCATATCCAGGCGGCATTATTTTGGATTGCCACTGCCTTTTTAATGGCAGGATTATACTTAGCACCGGTAATTAATGGCGGGCAAGATCCTAAGTATCAAAAACTGGGTGTAGATATCCTTTGGGTAGCTTTGATTATAGTGACTGTGGGCTCGTTTGCAGGACAGTATTTCTCTTTAGCCGATATTATGCCAGCTCAATACAACTTTTGGTTTGGTCACCAAGGCTATGAGTTTGTTGATTTAGGTCGTTTTTGGCAGATTCTAAAGTGGGTAGGTATCCTTTTTTGGTTGGTATTAATGAGTCGTGCTATTCTGCCCGCGTTCAAGAATAAAGGGGATAACAACTTATTAGCCATCTTCTTTGCTTCAGTAGTTTGCGTGGGCTTATTCTACGGTAGTGGTCTATTCTACGGGGAACGTACTCATCTAACGATTATGGAATACTGGCGCTGGTGGGTGGTGCATTTATGGGTAGAAGGGTTCTTTGAAGTATTCGCTACTGCATCGCTAGCTTTCATTTTCTTTAACTTAGGTCTGGTAAATAAAAAGATCGCTACTGCCTCTACCATCGCTTCTGCAGCCCTGTTCTTAGTGGGCGGGGTGCCAGGCACTTTCCATCATTTATACTATTCAGGTACGACAACGCCTATTATGGCTATCGGTTCTTCGTTCAGTGCTTTAGAAGTAGTGCCGTTAGTGGTCTTGGGATATGAAGGCTATGAGCATTGGTCCATGCAGCATCAATCACCTTGGATGAAAAAGCTAAAATGGCCTATTATGTATTTCGTAGCGGTAGCCTTCTGGAATCTGGTTGGGGCTGGGGTATTCGGCTTTATGATTAACCCGCCGGTATCGTTATTCTATCTACAAGGGTTAAATACCACCGCTGTGCACTCGCATGCGGCCTTGTTTGGGGTTTACGGATTCTTAGCGATTGGTTTTGTAATGTTAGTGATGCGTTATATTCGCCCAGATTATATTTTTAATGAAAAACTCATGAAAACAGGGTTTTGGGCATTAAACCTAGGCTTAGTACTGATGATTGCAACCAGTCTGCTGCCCATCGGTATATACCAAGCGTACGCTTCGATGACTGAAGGTTTGTGGTATGCTCGTAGTGAAGGTTTCTTGCAACAAGACTTCTTGCAGACTTTACGCTGGATTCGCACCTTTGCAGATGTAATCTTTATTATCGGTGCGCTCAGTGTGGCATGGCAAGTGGTTAAACTTACCTTTGCTAAGCCTTCGCATTCAAACTATCATCCTGAAAAACCAGTAAATGATTAG
- the cynS gene encoding cyanase has translation MSQSQISNSARQALTDTIITAKAEKNLSFEQIAAGTGLSDVFVTAALLGQHPLPAEAAQKVGETLGLDESEVKLLQSIPLRGSVEDNMPTDPTIYRFYEVMQVYGTTLKALVHEQFGDGIMSAINFKMDLKKVEDPEGGDRVVITLDGKFLPYKPF, from the coding sequence ATGAGCCAATCTCAAATCAGTAATAGTGCACGCCAAGCTTTGACCGATACGATTATTACGGCAAAAGCTGAAAAAAACCTATCGTTTGAGCAGATAGCAGCAGGAACAGGATTAAGTGATGTCTTCGTTACCGCAGCTTTGTTAGGTCAGCATCCACTGCCCGCTGAAGCTGCGCAAAAAGTAGGCGAAACCTTGGGTTTGGATGAAAGCGAAGTTAAGTTACTTCAATCTATTCCACTGCGTGGTAGTGTGGAGGATAATATGCCTACAGACCCAACCATCTATCGCTTTTATGAAGTGATGCAAGTATACGGCACCACGCTAAAAGCATTAGTACATGAGCAATTCGGCGATGGTATCATGAGCGCTATCAACTTTAAAATGGATCTAAAAAAAGTAGAAGACCCAGAAGGTGGTGACCGTGTGGTTATTACCCTAGATGGTAAGTTCCTACCTTATAAACCTTTTTAA
- a CDS encoding peptidylprolyl isomerase yields MTVNTYNPADHATHNNLSNDVNNDIHATNASAEAESNEEIIRIMPTAADLKKPHSDKEFIDMAMQEERSNHSNLIASSRDELPSVTVNGVMIDRTAIAQELQYHPAETKEDALFLATQALVVRELLKLAVLNEPSLGESAWEADEEQAISALIDKNVQAATPDMATCERYYQQNMSDFKSDPIMSVRHILLACLPEDGDERLKLKKTAYELIEQINNDKNPDAAFIELARQYSACPSKEQGGELGVIDKGQTVPEFENTLFKLDEGLAPSPIESRYGFHIVEVLDKQPGIQMTYEQVSPAIHNKLSQQAFHQSLCDYLFTLEHEADIEGIEMMLEQENVFRG; encoded by the coding sequence ATGACTGTCAATACTTATAACCCAGCTGACCATGCTACTCATAATAACCTCAGTAATGACGTTAATAATGATATTCATGCCACTAATGCTTCTGCTGAAGCTGAGAGCAACGAAGAGATTATTCGAATCATGCCCACGGCTGCTGATCTCAAAAAGCCGCATTCGGATAAAGAGTTCATCGATATGGCGATGCAGGAAGAGCGTAGCAATCATAGTAATCTGATCGCTTCAAGCCGTGATGAGCTGCCTTCGGTTACGGTCAATGGAGTGATGATCGATAGAACCGCTATCGCTCAAGAATTACAGTATCATCCTGCCGAAACCAAAGAGGATGCTTTGTTTCTAGCGACTCAAGCTTTGGTGGTGAGAGAGCTACTAAAGCTGGCGGTATTGAATGAGCCTAGCCTTGGAGAGTCAGCTTGGGAAGCTGATGAAGAGCAAGCAATATCGGCCTTAATCGATAAAAACGTACAGGCCGCTACTCCTGATATGGCAACCTGTGAGCGTTACTATCAGCAAAATATGAGTGATTTTAAGAGTGATCCTATCATGTCAGTACGCCATATCCTATTGGCCTGCTTACCTGAAGATGGCGATGAGCGCTTAAAGCTGAAAAAAACCGCTTATGAGCTTATTGAACAGATTAACAATGATAAAAATCCTGATGCCGCATTTATCGAATTGGCCCGTCAATATTCTGCCTGTCCTTCAAAAGAGCAGGGCGGCGAATTAGGAGTTATCGATAAAGGGCAGACGGTTCCTGAGTTTGAAAATACTTTATTTAAGTTAGATGAAGGTCTGGCGCCTAGTCCTATTGAGAGCAGATATGGCTTTCATATTGTCGAGGTGTTAGATAAACAGCCTGGTATCCAAATGACTTATGAGCAGGTAAGTCCAGCGATACATAACAAGCTTAGTCAACAAGCCTTCCATCAATCTTTGTGTGATTACCTGTTCACCTTAGAGCACGAAGCTGATATAGAAGGTATTGAGATGATGCTTGAGCAAGAGAATGTATTCCGAGGGTAA